The following proteins are co-located in the bacterium genome:
- a CDS encoding universal stress protein: MKKILVAVDDTKGSKAAVATFTACIADFKPLEMVLVHVEKIEGRSLMDEMLGEPEMSTLREAVKDTDLKAVLDRRAERIFSYYRPAFELAGCKNVRTVVRSGHPAEEILAVAAAEQAEMIVVGARASGATHRFMGSVSREVTDHAEVPVLVVRNRE, translated from the coding sequence ATGAAGAAGATCCTCGTCGCCGTTGACGACACGAAGGGCTCGAAGGCCGCCGTCGCGACGTTCACGGCGTGCATCGCCGACTTCAAGCCGCTGGAAATGGTACTTGTGCACGTCGAGAAGATCGAAGGCCGCTCGCTCATGGACGAGATGCTCGGCGAGCCGGAGATGTCCACGCTGCGCGAGGCGGTCAAGGACACCGATCTGAAAGCGGTCCTCGACCGCAGGGCGGAGCGGATCTTCTCGTACTATCGTCCGGCGTTCGAGCTGGCCGGCTGCAAGAACGTCCGGACGGTCGTGCGCAGCGGCCACCCGGCCGAGGAGATCCTGGCGGTGGCCGCGGCGGAGCAGGCGGAGATGATCGTCGTCGGCGCGCGCGCCTCCGGCGCCACCCACCGGTTCATGGGGAGCGTGAGCCGGGAGGTCACCGACCACGCGGAGGTCCCCGTCCTCGTCGTCAGGAACCGGGAATAG